The Halobaculum magnesiiphilum genome contains the following window.
GATGCCCGCGCTCGCCTGCGGCTCCGTCTCGACGTAGCCGAGCCGGGAGCCGATCCCGAACGCCATCACGGCGCCGCCGAGCGCCACCAGCGCCCCGCCGGCGAGGGTGACGAGCGGGACGCCCGCCACGGTCGTGGTCAGCGCCAGCGCCTCGAACAGCGAGGCCAGCGAGAGGGCGAACAACACCGCCGAGAGCCCGACCGCGCCCGCCGCGACCGCCCCGGTCCCCTCGGTGCCGTCCTTGACCAGCGGGTCCCGAGTTCGCGTCCCAGTTCCGGTATCCGTTCCGATCGCCATCACTGCTCACCCCCGAGCTTGCTGCGCATCCGCGCCTCGATGTACTGCGAGCCGATCGAGAGGAACAATACGGTGACGAAGAGGATGATGCCGGCGGCGAACAGGGCGCTCAACTGGAGCCCGTCCGCCTCGCCGTAGTTCCGGGCGATGAGCGAGGTGAGCGTCTCCTGTCCGTAGAAGGCGTTGTAGATCGGGTCCGTGAGCCGGGGGACGCCCCGGAGCATCACGGTCGCGGCCATCGTCTCCCCGATCGCACGCCCCACGCCCAGCAGTACCGCGGCGGAGACGCCCGAGAACGCCGCCGGGAGCGTGATCGAGGTCATCGTCTGCCAGTCGGTGGTGCCCATCGCCAGCGAGCCGGACTTCATCGACTCCGGGACGCTGCCGATGGCGTCCTCGGCGACCGAGACGACGGTCGGCAGCGCCATCAGTCCGACCACGACGCCGACGAACAGGTACGTCCCCTGTCCGAGGATACGGAACTGGTCGGAGGCCCACGGGCTGAGGATGGTGAAGCCGATGAACCCGTAGACGATCGACGGGATGCCGGCGAGGATCTCCACGCCGGGCTTGACGGCCTCGCGAACGGGTCCGGGGGCGATCTCGGAGATGAACAGCGCGGCCGCGATCCCCAGCGGCGCCGCCACCGCCGTCGCGACGAGCGTCACCATCACGGTCCCGTGGATCATCGGCACCATCGAGAACCGGATCGGCGGGGAGACGGCGTCCCAGTTCGGCTGGATGAACATCCGGAGGCCGGGGACCGAGACGCCGAAGACGCTCGTTCGTTCGTACAGGAAGACGGGGATCGCCTCCCTGAAGATGAACGTCGTGATGAGGATCAGTATCAGGATCGTCGACACCGTCATCGCGAGCGCGAGCGTCTTCGCGGTCAGTTCTTGATGTCGGATCCAGCCGTAGCCGGCGGAGAGGACGAGTACCGCGACCGGGACGATCGTCAGCGAGGAGGCGACCAGGAATCCGGCCAGCGACACGAGCATCGCGCCGGCAACGACGCCGACGGTCGCGACGGCGGCCGGCTCCTCGTTGGCCAGGGAGTCGCGGACGCCCCGTAGGGTTCGGGCGACCCGTTCGATCCCCAGCTCGGATCTGTGTGGTTGTGCCATCGTGGGAAGTGTCGTATGTGTCGAAATTATGAAACAAAGGCGATGTGAAGGCGAGACGGAACCGACCGCGAGCGCCGTGACTACGGCCTCAGACCTGGTCGGGCAGCTTCTCGAACTCGTTCTCGATGTCCTTCGTCGGAAGCGGGATGTAGTTGTTCGCCTCGACGAACACCTGCTGGCCGAAGTCGGTCAGGAACATGTTCATGAACGCCGCCTCGCGCATGTCCGTTCCGCTCGGCGTGTCCTCGGTGATCTTCGTATACTGGTGCAGGTCGCGGTTGAGCGGATACGAGGAGTCGAAGATGGTGTTCTCGGCGTCCTTGTCGGGCTCGTACAGCGTGCCCTCGAACTCGATCCCGATGGGGCGGACGGACTCGCTGGTGAACGCCAGCGCCATGTACGCGATGGCGCCCTCGTTCTGCTGGACGGCCTGCGCGACCTGCTGGTTCTGGCCGAAGCGGGTGTCGACGCCGGGCATCGGCGCGTCGGCGGAGCCGAGCATGTTGAGGCGGAACGCGGTGTCGGTGCCCGAGCCCTCGGCGCGGCCGATGACGTAGATCTCCTGGTCCGGACCGCCGACCTCGCTCCAGTTGGCGATCTCGTCCTGATAGATCTGGCGGACCTCCTCGCCGGTGAGCTGCGTGACGCCGGCCTCGTAGATGTCCGAGGAGACGACGACCGGCTGGCCGTCGCGCCCGAGGACGTGGTCGACGACTTCCTCGTTCGCCTTCTCCTCGCTCCAGTCGAGTTCGGCCGTGATCGGACCCGAGGAGTTGCCGATGTCGACGAGGCCGTCGACGACCGACTTACAGCCGGTGCCCGAGTGGCTCAGGCCGACCGAGGTGGGGTACGGCGGCGTCGCCTGCTGACCCGTCGGTTCGAACCCGTACAGGCTGGCGAAGTAGTCCGCGAGGCGCATGTCCTCGGCGCCGTTCTCGGCGAGGGAGTCCCAGCCGGGGACGGTGTTGCCCTCCTCCT
Protein-coding sequences here:
- the pstC gene encoding phosphate ABC transporter permease subunit PstC, whose amino-acid sequence is MAQPHRSELGIERVARTLRGVRDSLANEEPAAVATVGVVAGAMLVSLAGFLVASSLTIVPVAVLVLSAGYGWIRHQELTAKTLALAMTVSTILILILITTFIFREAIPVFLYERTSVFGVSVPGLRMFIQPNWDAVSPPIRFSMVPMIHGTVMVTLVATAVAAPLGIAAALFISEIAPGPVREAVKPGVEILAGIPSIVYGFIGFTILSPWASDQFRILGQGTYLFVGVVVGLMALPTVVSVAEDAIGSVPESMKSGSLAMGTTDWQTMTSITLPAAFSGVSAAVLLGVGRAIGETMAATVMLRGVPRLTDPIYNAFYGQETLTSLIARNYGEADGLQLSALFAAGIILFVTVLFLSIGSQYIEARMRSKLGGEQ
- a CDS encoding substrate-binding domain-containing protein gives rise to the protein MTKETAARSEFVSRRKFLVAAGAAGATGLAGCSGSSGGSNTDASDGSGGSGGSGGSDQGSSDGGSGSPVQMLTAEGSSTVYPIANKGSSYWNSNPPASDGEYWGSNEEEGNTVPGWDSLAENGAEDMRLADYFASLYGFEPTGQQATPPYPTSVGLSHSGTGCKSVVDGLVDIGNSSGPITAELDWSEEKANEEVVDHVLGRDGQPVVVSSDIYEAGVTQLTGEEVRQIYQDEIANWSEVGGPDQEIYVIGRAEGSGTDTAFRLNMLGSADAPMPGVDTRFGQNQQVAQAVQQNEGAIAYMALAFTSESVRPIGIEFEGTLYEPDKDAENTIFDSSYPLNRDLHQYTKITEDTPSGTDMREAAFMNMFLTDFGQQVFVEANNYIPLPTKDIENEFEKLPDQV